Part of the Sphaerochaeta associata genome is shown below.
CAAGCGTGCAGGAACCGAGCCCTCGCCGAATACTACACGGCCCCTTCCTTCGCATAGACGACACTTGGTGCATCCTTCGGCCAACATCTGCAGCTGCCGCATATTGGTTCCTTGAATGGAATCCTTGTCGACAGGAAGAGGAAGCAAGGTATCCAGCAGCACAGAGAAATCCCGTTCTCCACTGCCCTGCACTTCTGCATTTCCAATCACCGCCTCTGCCTCATCACAGAGGTCTACAAAGCTCTGCAGTGCAGAGGCAAGGGCGTCTCGTTTCTTCAGGATGTCACTCATCGCCTTCCCCCTCGAACCACGCATACTCCGCCGGGTCATAGCTTATCCGGTACAAATACAGACCGCAGGCGCTGGCTGTGCGGCCGGCGCGGCTCCGATCCAAAGACGCAAGGATACCGGCAAACTCATCTGCACTCACCTGCTTGTGGGCGAACTCCATCATCGAGCCTACCAGTGAACGGACCATCTTATACAGAAAAGCATTGCCGCAGATGGTGTAGGTCAACAACTCGTTGCCGAAACGGTCGGTCTCCATCCTCCAATACGATTCATAGATATCCCGATACCGGGAAGGGCAGATATCCCCGCTTGCCGTAAAGGTGGTAAAGTCATGCGTCCCCTGCAACAGATGGGCATAGGAGTTCAACAATCCAAGGTCGGGGAACTGCTTTACCTTTGCAACCAGCTGCTCATCGAAGGCTGTCATATCGCATTCACGTTTGTAGTAGTAGCGATACATCCGCGCCATGGTGGTGAAGCGGGCATGAAAGGTCCCATCGACCTCGCTTGAGTCGAGGATTCTGATATCGGCGGGAAGCAGACGGTTGAGGGCGGGGGCGAACTTCTCTGCTTTCACCCTGGTATTGGCAATGTCCATATGGCAAACTTGCCCAAGCGCATGCACCCCGCTGTCGGTCCTGCCGCTGCCGACCACCAGCACATCCTCGTCGATCATCTCCTTGACCTTTTCCTCGATGATTTCGGCCACTGCCTTTGCATTGGATTGTTTTTGCCAGCCGCTGTAATGGCTGCCATGGTAGGAGACTGTCATACGGATTCTTCTCAGATTTGAGGCCAGCGGCTCCAAGTCCGGTCGTTTCCAATCAGAGCGAGCCATCGCCGCCTCCTTGGAGTACGACCATCGCCACGGCAACCGGTTGATCGTGGCTGATCGAGAGCATGGCGGTTCGAGTTCCCATCAATGCCTTCGCTCTCCCTGAAAAACAGAGTCTTGGGCTGCCGTCAGCTTGTTTCTCCACCCAAATTTCCTGCAGGCTTATGCCTTTCAGCCCCGTACCCAAGGCCTTGCCCACGGCTTCCTTGGCCGCAAAGCGACCGGCAAGGAACTCACTTTGAACACCACCGGCCAAGGAGGAGGCTTCCTTGAGCTCCTGCGGGTGAAACAAACGCTGTTTTACTGCATCTGAGAGTTTACCGATCCGCTCTATATTCACTACGTCGACGCCGATACCTTCAATCATCAGGTTCCGCTCCCCGCTGTGAAGAGAATCCGATATTGGGTGGGACTTGCCTCCAAGGCAATTTCTGCACTATCAAAGAGTTGTTCATCAAAGACCAATATCACTGGAGCGGTGGCAATCCCCTCCTTGTTCACAGCAGAGAAGTCCACGCTCGCTTGGATGGAATTGGGGTTGATCAGGTAGATGATGTCCTCATTGCCTCGAATGGAAACCTCTACAGAGGAGGGCACCAGACTCTGCGCTTCATAGTTGGAAGGAAGGGTAACGCTCAAAGGGAGGGTTACCACCCTCGCCCCCAAGGTCGAATACTGGATGAAGGCGTATACCAACAGGGCGAACACCAAGGAGAGAACCTTGGCCGGCCAGTTATAGAGGAATGCCTGCAGGTGTTTATTCAGCTTCGTCACTGCCAGCCTCCTGCAACAGTTCTTCGGGAGTAATATCGTTGTAACTGAACAAGGCGAGCAACATCCGCTTGATCGTAGGCGTTTCCAAATCGTAGTAGAGGTTGGCGTTGTACGTCATACTGATGGCCCCGGTCTCCTCGCTGACGATGAGAACCACGGCATCAGACTCCTCGGCCAGTCCCAGTGCAGCCCGGTGACGGGTGCCGAAACTCTTCTTGATATCGGTCTGTTCGCTGAGC
Proteins encoded:
- the truA gene encoding tRNA pseudouridine(38-40) synthase TruA; translated protein: MARSDWKRPDLEPLASNLRRIRMTVSYHGSHYSGWQKQSNAKAVAEIIEEKVKEMIDEDVLVVGSGRTDSGVHALGQVCHMDIANTRVKAEKFAPALNRLLPADIRILDSSEVDGTFHARFTTMARMYRYYYKRECDMTAFDEQLVAKVKQFPDLGLLNSYAHLLQGTHDFTTFTASGDICPSRYRDIYESYWRMETDRFGNELLTYTICGNAFLYKMVRSLVGSMMEFAHKQVSADEFAGILASLDRSRAGRTASACGLYLYRISYDPAEYAWFEGEGDE
- the acpS gene encoding holo-ACP synthase, coding for MIEGIGVDVVNIERIGKLSDAVKQRLFHPQELKEASSLAGGVQSEFLAGRFAAKEAVGKALGTGLKGISLQEIWVEKQADGSPRLCFSGRAKALMGTRTAMLSISHDQPVAVAMVVLQGGGDGSL
- a CDS encoding CdaR family protein yields the protein MTKLNKHLQAFLYNWPAKVLSLVFALLVYAFIQYSTLGARVVTLPLSVTLPSNYEAQSLVPSSVEVSIRGNEDIIYLINPNSIQASVDFSAVNKEGIATAPVILVFDEQLFDSAEIALEASPTQYRILFTAGSGT